A stretch of Mucilaginibacter terrae DNA encodes these proteins:
- a CDS encoding glycoside hydrolase family 97 protein, which produces MKIQQEVTRFNLTEPYKIYQYHHESVFSPVWIDSLSNSCDLPATLENGNYCLSIGEADNRNFTKAELQRGGDPNSLSVAFVRDTLVKYDAGFETPWRTVSVCKDAIGLHQFSSLSIKLSPPSNIDMSKIIPGKLIRSQLNTQSGLDCIDLAKKLDFKYIMFDAGWYGPERALSSDPRVVIPEIDLPKVIAYGKQNGIGVILYINYIGLKNHLDEILPVYKQWGIAGLKFGFIDGFTQNGLTWLTEAIRKVNEAGLLLNIHDNYKPTGLSRSFPYLLTQEGIRGDENSPDAFHTTTLPFTRFIAGAADFTFCYPNPKNTFSKNLKVSKGQQLALTVIYFSPLQSVFWYGQPKDYTNYDDIEFFKYVPTVWDETVYLAGGIGKYISVARRTGNTWFIGNAAGFNDWKQTVKLNFLKRGKDYMATVYEDGNGSVLWKRTIKLKAGEKLQIDVKGKGGQAIIIRPIN; this is translated from the coding sequence TTGAAGATTCAGCAGGAAGTTACAAGGTTTAACTTAACTGAACCATACAAAATTTACCAGTACCATCATGAAAGCGTGTTCAGCCCTGTTTGGATCGACTCTTTGAGTAATTCCTGCGATCTTCCGGCTACCTTGGAAAACGGAAATTATTGTCTGAGTATTGGTGAAGCTGATAATCGGAATTTTACCAAAGCGGAATTGCAGAGAGGGGGGGATCCCAACAGCTTATCTGTTGCTTTTGTGAGGGATACCCTTGTAAAATATGACGCAGGATTTGAAACCCCATGGCGTACTGTAAGTGTTTGCAAAGATGCTATTGGCTTACATCAATTTAGTTCGCTGTCTATAAAATTGTCGCCCCCTTCCAATATCGATATGTCGAAGATCATTCCCGGAAAGCTTATCCGTTCACAACTGAACACGCAGAGTGGTTTGGATTGCATAGATCTGGCAAAAAAACTTGATTTTAAGTATATTATGTTTGATGCTGGTTGGTATGGCCCTGAACGTGCATTAAGCTCCGATCCAAGGGTAGTTATCCCTGAGATCGATCTGCCAAAGGTAATTGCCTATGGGAAGCAGAACGGTATCGGTGTGATACTTTATATTAATTATATAGGTCTGAAAAACCACTTGGATGAAATTTTACCTGTATATAAGCAGTGGGGGATTGCCGGATTGAAATTTGGCTTTATTGATGGTTTTACTCAAAACGGATTGACCTGGCTGACCGAGGCCATCCGTAAAGTGAATGAGGCGGGTCTGCTTTTGAACATCCACGATAATTATAAACCTACCGGCCTGAGCAGGAGCTTCCCTTATCTATTGACGCAGGAGGGGATAAGGGGAGATGAAAATAGTCCTGATGCATTTCATACCACCACCTTACCCTTCACTCGATTTATTGCCGGTGCAGCCGATTTTACTTTTTGTTATCCTAATCCCAAAAACACTTTCAGTAAAAATTTAAAAGTAAGCAAAGGTCAGCAATTGGCTTTAACTGTGATCTATTTTAGTCCGTTGCAATCCGTTTTTTGGTATGGACAACCTAAAGATTATACTAACTACGACGACATTGAATTTTTTAAATATGTCCCAACAGTTTGGGATGAGACGGTATACCTTGCTGGTGGTATCGGCAAATACATTAGCGTTGCCCGAAGGACCGGTAATACTTGGTTTATCGGCAATGCGGCCGGATTTAATGACTGGAAGCAAACAGTTAAACTTAACTTTTTGAAACGCGGTAAGGATTATATGGCTACGGTCTATGAAGATGGGAATGGAAGCGTTCTTTGGAAAAGAACCATAAAATTGAAGGCGGGGGAAAAATTGCAAATAGATGTTAAAGGCAAAGGTGGTCAGGCAATTATCATAAGGCCCATAAATTAA
- a CDS encoding alginate lyase family protein: protein MKKKIGLVSVLMISVFFTHAQSFIHPGLLHSKDDLYRMKKAVATKEEPIYSGFKLFSENPVSQSNYIMKGPMAMVGRNPTIGQSVYDTDANAAHHNAIMWSITGDKAYAEKAIEIINAWSSNLKSITGRDAVLMAGLGPFKMINAAEIIRYSNAGWNEADIIKAEKHFKEVIYPVLKNYAPFANGNWDAAALKTVLSIAVFCNDRSMFEDALKYYVNGQGNGRLANYVINDAGQIQESGRDQGHTQLGIGMLAECCEIAWHQGLNLYGYDNDRLLKGFEYVAKFNLGNEVPFVETLDRTGKYHHKAIARQDRGPLRAVYEQVYNHYVNRMSVPAAYTQLAAEKLRPEGPGRPGADHPGYGTLFYSKKVGDSLINKSEVPVAPAGLVATAHRTTIGLSWIMPVGAQKYTIKRAEKAGGPYKVIVSGLSASKFEDTNVKLGQLLHYVVTASNSKGESVPSREISISVGLFGRWKQMDIGKVRNSGNTQFCDQTYYMDASGTGIDSLKDSFHYVAVPLKDKMEISLRYVPQISSQFSSFGIAVRETTMANSAQFSLSLNPGKSDQIEAPNWHVRFSERSKDGGPIRLINTVENLPESTVTYGRLTGYYWLRLKREGKLLSAFVSSDGKNWSNAGVASITFNNGFVGFFAASGMPNNTIVKFDSIDLK from the coding sequence ATGAAAAAGAAGATCGGATTGGTTTCCGTTCTGATGATATCGGTATTTTTTACACATGCACAAAGCTTTATCCATCCAGGTCTCTTACATTCAAAAGATGATCTGTACCGGATGAAAAAGGCGGTAGCTACAAAGGAAGAACCAATTTACTCAGGGTTCAAATTGTTTTCGGAAAATCCTGTCTCTCAAAGTAATTACATAATGAAAGGCCCGATGGCTATGGTTGGACGTAATCCTACAATTGGTCAGTCCGTTTATGATACGGATGCAAATGCAGCTCATCATAATGCAATTATGTGGTCAATAACTGGCGATAAAGCCTATGCCGAAAAGGCTATTGAAATTATTAATGCCTGGTCATCCAACTTAAAGTCTATAACAGGGCGAGATGCCGTTTTAATGGCTGGTTTAGGTCCATTTAAGATGATAAATGCAGCAGAGATAATCCGCTATTCAAATGCGGGATGGAACGAGGCTGACATCATTAAAGCCGAAAAACATTTTAAAGAGGTGATCTACCCTGTATTAAAAAATTATGCGCCGTTTGCAAACGGAAACTGGGATGCCGCCGCCTTAAAAACGGTGCTGTCTATCGCTGTTTTCTGTAATGACCGGTCCATGTTCGAGGACGCTTTAAAGTATTACGTAAATGGCCAGGGTAATGGGCGCTTAGCTAATTATGTGATCAACGATGCTGGACAGATCCAGGAGAGCGGCCGAGATCAGGGGCACACGCAGTTGGGCATTGGTATGCTTGCGGAGTGTTGTGAAATTGCGTGGCATCAAGGTCTCAATTTATATGGCTATGATAATGATCGTCTTTTGAAAGGGTTTGAATACGTGGCTAAATTTAATCTGGGCAACGAAGTGCCTTTCGTGGAAACATTGGATCGCACCGGCAAATACCACCACAAAGCGATAGCACGACAAGATCGGGGGCCCCTCCGTGCTGTATATGAACAGGTTTATAACCATTATGTGAACCGTATGAGCGTTCCGGCGGCATATACGCAACTGGCCGCAGAAAAGTTGAGGCCGGAAGGGCCTGGAAGGCCCGGTGCTGACCACCCGGGTTATGGAACTTTATTTTACAGTAAAAAAGTCGGCGATTCTTTAATTAATAAAAGTGAAGTTCCGGTAGCACCGGCAGGACTGGTAGCCACAGCCCATAGGACAACCATAGGGCTTTCCTGGATCATGCCTGTAGGAGCCCAAAAATACACGATCAAAAGGGCCGAAAAGGCTGGAGGACCATATAAAGTCATCGTAAGTGGTCTCTCTGCATCTAAGTTTGAAGATACCAATGTGAAATTGGGACAATTGCTTCATTACGTGGTAACTGCCTCTAATAGCAAGGGTGAAAGTGTGCCTTCTCGAGAAATTTCAATTTCTGTCGGACTTTTTGGGCGTTGGAAACAAATGGATATTGGAAAGGTCAGAAATTCAGGGAATACCCAGTTTTGTGATCAAACTTATTACATGGATGCTTCTGGAACAGGAATTGATTCATTAAAAGATTCATTTCATTATGTCGCAGTACCATTAAAAGATAAAATGGAAATTTCCCTGAGGTATGTACCGCAGATCAGCTCTCAATTTTCATCTTTTGGAATTGCGGTAAGAGAAACCACTATGGCTAACTCGGCGCAGTTTTCTTTAAGTTTAAATCCCGGAAAAAGTGATCAGATAGAAGCACCTAACTGGCATGTGCGTTTTTCAGAACGAAGCAAGGATGGAGGACCGATCAGGCTGATAAATACTGTAGAAAATTTGCCGGAGTCTACGGTTACATACGGCCGCCTGACCGGGTACTACTGGTTACGTTTAAAACGTGAAGGTAAACTTTTAAGCGCCTTTGTTTCTTCTGACGGCAAGAACTGGAGTAATGCGGGTGTCGCGTCAATTACCTTTAATAATGGTTTCGTTGGTTTTTTTGCAGCTT